CCGAACGTTCCCGTCGCGCTGAAGCACGTGTCGGGCGCGCGATACCGCCGGGAGGGAGCTCCCGGCAGCGTCGATCGGATGACGGTTTATTTATACGTAACCGGGGGACCACCGGTTCGACTGCCGACGGGTAGTATGAGACTGGTTAACATCGCCACGTTTATATACTCTCTGTGAGTTATTAGCATATATGTCGCAGAACCAGGCGGCTCCGATGCCGGCTTCCGACTGTGATGTCATGGCCGCGGTGGACCGAGGCGACGCGGGCGAACAGCTCGTGATCGCCGAGCTCTGTCGGGAGGAGGCCTATGTCACCATGTCGACGGAGGCGACGGTCACAGTCGACGAGTGGCGATAGGCGGCATCGGCGACGGGGTGCGGTGACGGGATCACGTAAACGTCCGATCCGGGTGGTTGCGGGACGACGGGAGCGACGATGGAACGCGATGCGGACACCTTTTTTAATACCCGGATCGTTAGCCCGGATATGGATTATCGGCACGTCGAGGGCGGCCGGGAGTACGTCGGGCGGCTCGAACACGGCGGGGACTGGCGGGGACAGATCGAGGCGTTCGCCGAGGAGGAAGGAATCGACGCCGCGTTCTTTTTCGGGTTGGGCGCGGTCCAGGACGCGACCGTCCTCTACTACGATCAAGACGACCAGGAGTACTACCCCGAGGAGTTCGACGAACCGCTCGAGGTGACGACGGCGCTCGGGAACATCTCCCACCTCGACGGGGGGCTGTTCGCCCACACCCACGCGACGTTCTCCCGGGCCGACGGGACGATGCTCGGCGGCCACCTCGACTCGGGAACGGTGTTCGCGGGCGAAGTGTACGTCCGCGAACTCGACACCCATCTCGAACGCGAGCACGACGAGGTCACGGACCTCGACCTGTGGCCGCTGTAGATGCGACCGGACGACGAACGGTACTTCGAACGGCTGGAGGAGGACCTCGACGAAGCGCTGTCGGTCGCCCGTGAGGCGCGCCGCCGCGGCGGGGACCCGACCGAGGACGTCGAAATCCCGATCGCGAAGGACATGGCCGACCGCGTCGAGAACATCCTCGGGATCGACGGCGTCGCCCATCGCGTCCGGGAGATGGAGGACGATCCCGACCTCTCCCGGGAGGAGGCGGCCTTGGAACTCGCGGCGGACTTCGCGGAGGGGACGGTCGGCGACTACGACACCCGCGCGGGGAAGATCGAGGGGGCGGTCCGGACCGCCGTTGCGCTCCTGACCGAGGGCGTCGTCGCCGCCCCGATCGAGGGGATCGACCGCGTGGAACTCCTCGAGAACGACGACGGGACGGAGTTCGTCAACATCTACTACGCCGGGCCGATCCGGTCGGCGGGCGGGACCGCACAGGCGCTGTCGGTGCTCGTCGCCGACTACACCCGGACGCTCCTCGGGATCGAGGAGTACGACACCCGCAGCGACGAGGTCGAACGCTACGCCGAGGAACTGTCGCTGTACGACAACGAGACGGGACTGCAGTACGCCCCGAAAGACAAGGAAGCGAAGTTCATCGCAGAGCACATGCCCGTCATGCTCGACGGCGAGGCGACGGGCGACGAAGAGGTCTCTGGCTTTCGGGACCTCGAACGGGTCGACACCAACAACGCCCGGGGCGGGATGTGTCTCGTGTTGGGCGAGGGAATCGCCCAGAAGGCCCCGAAGATCCAGCGCTACACCTCCCAACTCGCGGAGGTCGAGTGGCCGTGGCTACAGGATCTCATCGACGGGAACTACGGCGGGGACGCGGCCGAGGGGGAGGGGGATGGCGACAGAGAGAACGCGACAGCCGACGGAGAGAACGCGACGGCCGACGGAGAGAACGCGACGGCCAATAACGGAGGCGCGGAATCCAACGAGTCGGGCGGGGTGGAGGAGACGAGCGGAGCCAACGGAGGAGCAGAGACGGACGAAACAGGTGAAGCGGGGGGAGCCGAGGCCCACGACGGCCCACCGAGACCCGACCCGGCGGACAAGTTCCTCAGGGATCTCATCGCCGGCCGACCGGTGTTCGGCCACCCCTCCGAGGTCGGCGGTTTCCGGCTCCGGTACGGCCGGGCGCGAAACCACGGCTTCGCGACCGCCGGGGTGCATCCGGCGACGATGCACCTCGTCGACGACTTCCTCGCGACCGGCACGCAGATCAAGACCGAACGCCCCGGTAAGGCCGCCGGCGTTGTCCCGGTGGATACGATAGAGGGGCCGACCGTCCGACTCGCCAACGGGGACGTCCGACGGATCGACGACCCCGAGGAAGCCCTCGAGATCCGCAACGGCGTCGAGGCCATCCTCGATCTGGGCGAGTACCTCGTCAACTACGGGGAGTTCGTCGAGAACAACCACCCGCTCTCGCCGGCGGGGTACGCCCCGGAGTGGTGGCGACGCGACCTCGAGGCGGCGGGGGCGGACGTGCAGGCGCTCTCGGATTCCCCCCGCGTCGACCTCGAACACCCCGAGACGGAGCAGGCGTTGGAGTGGATCGAGAGGTACGACGCGCCGCTGCATCCCGAGTACACGTACCTGTGGCACGACCTCGATGTCGAGCGATTCGAGGCGCTCGTCGAGGCGGTGAGCGCCGGCCACTGGGCGGAAGCGGACGGGGCGACCGTGGGGGAGACGACCGCAGAGCATCGCCCGACGGACTCCGGCCGAACGCTCGTCGTCGGGCACACCGATCCGGTCCGGGAGGCACTGGAGGTCCTGCTTGTCGAGCACGAACAGGGCGAAGAGACGCTGACGATCTCGGATGCGGTCCCGCTGGTCCGGTCGCTCGGGTTGAGCGACGATCTCGAACGGACGTGGGAGGCGTTGTCCCCCGAGGCCCGCCGGTGGGACGGCGGCGGGAACGCGATGAAGGCGGTCAACGAGGTCGCACCCTTCGAGATCAGAGAGCGAGCGCCGACTCGGATCGGCTGTCGGATGGGCCGGCCCGAGAAGTCCGAAAAGCGCGACCTCTCGCCGGCCGTCCACACGCTGTTTCCGATCAACGAGGCCGGTGGACCCCAACGCAACGTCGCCGACGCCGCGAAACACGCCGATTCGATGCGGGACACGCCGGGGGAACTCGAGGTGCAGGTCGGGAGGCGGCGGTGTCCCGACTGCTCGGTGTCGACGTTCCGGGCGCGGTGTCCGGAGTGCAGCGGCGTCACCGAACCACACTACGTCTGTTACAACTGCGACATCGACGTCGAACCGGACGAGTCCGGACGCGCGATCTGTCCGAACTGCGAAAGCGAGGCCGACGCCGTCCAACGGACGACGATCGACGTCGACGAGGAGTACCGGTCGGCGCTCGAGAACGTCGGTGAACGCGAGAACGCCTTCGGCGTATTAAAAGGCGTCCAGGGGCTCTCCTCGGAGCACAAGGTTCCCGAGCCGATCGAAAAGGGAATTCTGCGGGCGAAGAACGACGTCTCGGCGTTCAAGGACGGGACTGTCCGCTACGACATGACGGATCTACCGGTCACGTCGGTTCGGCCCGCCGAACTGGACGTCTCAGTCGGGCAGTTGAAGTCGCTCGGCTACGAGGAGGATATCCACGGCCAGCCGCTGACCCACGAGGAACAGCTGATCGAGTTGCGCGTCCAGGACGTGGTGCTCTCGGAGGGGGCGGCCGAACACATGCTCCGGACCGCCGACTTCGTCGACGACCTCTTGGAGCAGTACTACGGGATGGAGCGATACTACGAACTCGACGACCGCGAGGACTTGATCGGCGAGTTGGTCTTCGGAATGGCTCCACACACCTCCGCCGCGGTCGTCGGGAGAGTGATCGGGTTTACTTCGGCCGCTGTCGGGTACGCACATCCGTACTTTCACGCCGCGAAGCGCCGCAACTGTTTCCATCCGGAGACGAAACTCCGGTACGAGGACGACGACGGGTGGCACTACGAAAAGATCGAGACACTCGTCGAATCGCGGCTCGAAGATCCCGAATCAGATGATTTCGGGGCGCTGGTACAGCAGTTGGACGGCGATGTGTACGTGCCGTCAGTGACGGAGGGGGGACGAGAAATAATTCGTCCCGTCGCGGCCGTCTCGAAGCATGTCGCGCCGGAGCACCTGATCAAAATTGAGACCGAGGGCGGGCGAACGCTTCGGGTGACACCCGACCACACGATGTTACGGCTCGGTAACCGTAGTGAGACGGAATCGGCGGTCGGTATCGAGCGGGTACCGGCGAGCGGCGTCGAAGTAGGGGATTTGCTTCCGAGAGACACACGCAAACAGAGCATGGCGGCATCGGCAGAACAGAGCATGGCGGCATCGGCAGAACAGAGCATGGCGGCATCGGCAGAACAGAGCATGGCGGCATCGGCAGAACAGAGCATGGCGGCATCGGCAGAACAGAGCATGGCGGCATCGGCAGAACAGAGCATAGCGGCATCGGCAGAACAGAGCATAGCGGCATCGGCAGAACAGAGCATGGCGGCATCGGCAGAGTCGACAGAGTGGGCGCCGAAACCACATCGCGCGGATGGTGGGAACGGGATTGATACCGTTACTTCCGTCGAATATAAAAAATACGATATAGAAAATACCTATTGTCTTACAGTTGAGCGCACGAACACAGTATCGGCAGATGGGGTATATACCGGCCAATGTGACGGTGACGAGGACTGTGTTATGCTTCTTATGGACGGCATTATAAATTTCTCTAAGTCTTTCTTACCAAATCAGAGGGGCGGTCGGATGGACGCACCCTTGGTCATGTCCTCCCGCATCGACCCGACGGAGATCGACGACGAGGCCCACAACATGGACATCGTCTCGGAGTACCCCCGCGAGTTCTACGAGGCGACGCGGGAGATGGCCGACCCCGACGAGGTCGGGGAGTTGATCCGGATCGGCGAGAACACGCTGGGGACGGACGACCAGTACCGCGGATTCCAGCACACCCACGACACCGTCGACATCGCGGCGGGGCCGGACCTGTCGGCGTACAAGACGCTGGGCGACATGATGGAAAAAATGAACGCCCAGCTGGAGCTCTCGAGGAAGCTGCGATCGGTCGACGAGACCGACGTGGCCGAACGGGTCATCGAGTACCACTTCCTGCCCGACATCATCGGCAACCTCCGGGCGTTCTCGAGACAGGAGACGCGGTGTCTCGACTGCGGCGAGAAGTTCCGCCGAGTGCCCCTGACAGGTGATTGTCGGGAGTGCGGCGGTCGGGTGAACCTCACGGTCCACGAGGGCTCGGTGAAAAAGTACATCGACACCGCGATCCAAGTCGCCAAGGAGTACGGCTGCCGGGAGTACACCAAACAGCGGCTCCAAATCCTGGACCGCGCCGTCGAGTCGGTGTTCGAGGACGACACGAACAGACCCACGACCCTTGGGGATTATATGTGATACCGGCAAAAATAGTGGGTGAATATGCAAGAAGCTACTCAGCCGCTTCTCGCATAGCGATGGCTACCATCACTGAGACACACTCTACTAACTTTTTTTCCTCCATAACCAGATATCTGTTTTTTTATACGCTTCGATAGAGTCATTAGCAACCCAGTCGTCTACGGCTTCCTCAACGGCCTCCACCAGTTCGTCCCCCTGGGTATTTGCATCCGATACATGGCTCTCTCCGTTCTCTTTGTAGTCTGTCATAAAAAGAGAAAGTGGCTGTGTGGTTTATTCGTCGTCCTCTGCGTCTATGACTTCTTCTCTGTACTCATCTAGATCATCTTCGTCCAACTCCATCCAGTCCATCAGGTCGATACTATCACCCTCAAACAGGTGTTTTGCGACGTGAGGGACCATCTCTGCGAAGAATTCATCGATGTCATCTATCCCCTCGCGCAGTTGTCCGCTCCGTGAGGCGAGCCGGTATGCGGCCCGCTGACTCTCTTTTGAAGAGTCGAATTCAATGTACGTTTTCGAGCCGTCACCACTGTCCTCGTTGCTTAGGTGTTTGCTAGCTCGCATAATTTGATAATGAATGGGTAATCTTGGTCGAAGCTAAAACGAGCGTAGATCAGGTCTTCAAGCGAATCGGTCAGCTGAAAGCATATTCTACTCACTTCCGCAGCTACTGGGACGCTGAGAATGTTGAAGAACTCCTTGTTCTACTCGATGACGAACCAGACGATTATATCAAAATAGTGCGTGAGGAACTTCCTGTCCGATTCGTCGATATCCCAGGTGTTAATTCACCCAACTGACTGGATAGAGTCTCATATCTCCATAGGTCTTTGAGGAGTCGGAACCTTGCGTTTCAGAAGCTTTGATGAGCAAATCTCAGGGTAACCTGCACAATTTCCAGTTTAATCTATATTCTCACTATTGAAGTAACATAATTCAAAGACTATGTTGCTCTTTCAATCTGCCTCTGGATTATTCGGTACGCCTCATCACCGCTTGGGATGCTTGTGAGTTCTAAGCCTCCCAGTCCTTTATTAATTGAGATTGTCCCGATCTTCAAGATATTCTCAATACGCCCCTGCGAGTACCCAACGCTCCGGATCCGATTATACGGAACCTCTCTTGATTTATTCCGTCCAAGCAAATCGTATTCACTACGAACTTGCCGGTCCGTGATAGTGTACACTGTACTCCGTATTATGAGTATCTGTATAATTATCCGTATAAGAACTATAGCAATCACTATTTGCACGAATACGAGTGCTATGTTAGTAGCTTCAACCGTCCCTAATAATTGCGGATTATCGTATAGTATGGCAATTAAGCCGAATCCGATAATTAAAACTAGTCCAAACTGGATAAGCTCCGGCTTGATTGTTGGTTTGATTTTCATCAACTTGTTCGTATCGGATGGATTTCCATCCTGTGATGATCTAGAATGCGCAGCTGATTCATTTTCATCATTTAAAAAATCTCGATCATCCGTATTTTGACTCATTTTATATCACCTGTCCGGCGTAGGTATTAATAAAAATGGTCACCGCGGCTGAACCAGCAATATATATAATCGGAGAAACTAGTATACCTGCAACTACAATCACAGATGACACCCGGTCCATCCGATGATTCAGCCGCGCACCAAGATAGACTGAGTAGAGGAAGTATATCATGAGTAAACATAGCATTGCAAACAGTACTGTTCCCATTGCTGAAAGATCTTGGAATACGATTGGACCGGGACCTGCGGAGGCAGGTAAGCTGAATTCGATACCTATTATTCCCAAGCCGATTATATCCAGAACTGCTTGAAACGCATTCGCCTGTAGTCTGAGTACAATCTCTCTTGTTTGGACTAATCCATCCGTAGTACTAAGATACATTAGAAGGCCAAATATCCCTGCCAAGTATGCACTCGTCGTATAAACGACTGTATGAAAACTTTGCATCAAACCTCTTGATTCTTTTGTGATTAGAACAGCCATATGGAACGAGGTTAATATAATAACGCTGGCTACTGTAAAGAAGACTGAGTTCCGTCCAAATGCAAATATAAATTGCCATATTGAATCTGGTGATTGAAAAAGCGGTGTTGTATACTCAACAAAAACCGCTGGAGCACTCCTCTGAGAAGTGAATCCAACTCCAGTAACGGTCAATGGCAGCGCATACAGTACCACATTTAAAACCCATACTACAGATAGTTGCGTAGTATACTGTGCAGTTGACCACCGAGAGGTTGAGTAGATGGCTGCTTTTGCTCGAACAAACTCAGATGGGCGAAAGACGGCATCAGCCACCCTGTACAGAATTGTTTCTGCACCCCAGAGCATCCATATGGTGGATAGACACTACAATATTTATATCCTCCGGCATACGTAGCGGCTATATGGATAACGACAAACGGCAGACAAGAAGGCATCTGCTTCGGATAACTCCAGCGCTTACCGGGATGAGTATAGTTGCTGGGTGTCTACGCTTGGACACTAGCGATGAATCATCGAGTGGGGACGGTGAAGAATCATCAGATACTGGTTCTGATAGTAGTCAAGATCAGTCATCGAATGACGATACACAAGATGACACAAGATCTGAGCCTGATGATAGTAGCAGTTCCTCTGATGATGGCCAGGATGATGGACAAGGTGAGACAAGAGAAATGAACGAACGAATTCTTTCCCAAGCAGAGTCATTTGTGTCTAGTAATGAGGCAAATCTCTATAAAGGTCAAATTCAAGACCGTACCGGTGAGAGTAAAGTAACTATTGAAACAGGAGCTGGAGGCAACGGTTTTTCATTTAATCCATCAGGTGTCGCAGTTAGCACCGGGACAACAGTCACATTTGAGTGGACTGGTAATGGAGGTGCTCATAATGTTGTTTCTGAAGACAGCAGTGATTATAAATTTGAAAGTGAATTA
The genomic region above belongs to Natronomonas moolapensis 8.8.11 and contains:
- a CDS encoding DUF7556 family protein, producing the protein MSQNQAAPMPASDCDVMAAVDRGDAGEQLVIAELCREEAYVTMSTEATVTVDEWR
- a CDS encoding PPC domain-containing DNA-binding protein produces the protein MDYRHVEGGREYVGRLEHGGDWRGQIEAFAEEEGIDAAFFFGLGAVQDATVLYYDQDDQEYYPEEFDEPLEVTTALGNISHLDGGLFAHTHATFSRADGTMLGGHLDSGTVFAGEVYVRELDTHLEREHDEVTDLDLWPL
- a CDS encoding DNA-directed DNA polymerase II large subunit, which encodes MRPDDERYFERLEEDLDEALSVAREARRRGGDPTEDVEIPIAKDMADRVENILGIDGVAHRVREMEDDPDLSREEAALELAADFAEGTVGDYDTRAGKIEGAVRTAVALLTEGVVAAPIEGIDRVELLENDDGTEFVNIYYAGPIRSAGGTAQALSVLVADYTRTLLGIEEYDTRSDEVERYAEELSLYDNETGLQYAPKDKEAKFIAEHMPVMLDGEATGDEEVSGFRDLERVDTNNARGGMCLVLGEGIAQKAPKIQRYTSQLAEVEWPWLQDLIDGNYGGDAAEGEGDGDRENATADGENATADGENATANNGGAESNESGGVEETSGANGGAETDETGEAGGAEAHDGPPRPDPADKFLRDLIAGRPVFGHPSEVGGFRLRYGRARNHGFATAGVHPATMHLVDDFLATGTQIKTERPGKAAGVVPVDTIEGPTVRLANGDVRRIDDPEEALEIRNGVEAILDLGEYLVNYGEFVENNHPLSPAGYAPEWWRRDLEAAGADVQALSDSPRVDLEHPETEQALEWIERYDAPLHPEYTYLWHDLDVERFEALVEAVSAGHWAEADGATVGETTAEHRPTDSGRTLVVGHTDPVREALEVLLVEHEQGEETLTISDAVPLVRSLGLSDDLERTWEALSPEARRWDGGGNAMKAVNEVAPFEIRERAPTRIGCRMGRPEKSEKRDLSPAVHTLFPINEAGGPQRNVADAAKHADSMRDTPGELEVQVGRRRCPDCSVSTFRARCPECSGVTEPHYVCYNCDIDVEPDESGRAICPNCESEADAVQRTTIDVDEEYRSALENVGERENAFGVLKGVQGLSSEHKVPEPIEKGILRAKNDVSAFKDGTVRYDMTDLPVTSVRPAELDVSVGQLKSLGYEEDIHGQPLTHEEQLIELRVQDVVLSEGAAEHMLRTADFVDDLLEQYYGMERYYELDDREDLIGELVFGMAPHTSAAVVGRVIGFTSAAVGYAHPYFHAAKRRNCFHPETKLRYEDDDGWHYEKIETLVESRLEDPESDDFGALVQQLDGDVYVPSVTEGGREIIRPVAAVSKHVAPEHLIKIETEGGRTLRVTPDHTMLRLGNRSETESAVGIERVPASGVEVGDLLPRDTRKQSMAASAEQSMAASAEQSMAASAEQSMAASAEQSMAASAEQSMAASAEQSIAASAEQSIAASAEQSMAASAESTEWAPKPHRADGGNGIDTVTSVEYKKYDIENTYCLTVERTNTVSADGVYTGQCDGDEDCVMLLMDGIINFSKSFLPNQRGGRMDAPLVMSSRIDPTEIDDEAHNMDIVSEYPREFYEATREMADPDEVGELIRIGENTLGTDDQYRGFQHTHDTVDIAAGPDLSAYKTLGDMMEKMNAQLELSRKLRSVDETDVAERVIEYHFLPDIIGNLRAFSRQETRCLDCGEKFRRVPLTGDCRECGGRVNLTVHEGSVKKYIDTAIQVAKEYGCREYTKQRLQILDRAVESVFEDDTNRPTTLGDYM
- a CDS encoding PH domain-containing protein — protein: MSQNTDDRDFLNDENESAAHSRSSQDGNPSDTNKLMKIKPTIKPELIQFGLVLIIGFGLIAILYDNPQLLGTVEATNIALVFVQIVIAIVLIRIIIQILIIRSTVYTITDRQVRSEYDLLGRNKSREVPYNRIRSVGYSQGRIENILKIGTISINKGLGGLELTSIPSGDEAYRIIQRQIERAT
- a CDS encoding halocyanin domain-containing protein, translating into MDNDKRQTRRHLLRITPALTGMSIVAGCLRLDTSDESSSGDGEESSDTGSDSSQDQSSNDDTQDDTRSEPDDSSSSSDDGQDDGQGETREMNERILSQAESFVSSNEANLYKGQIQDRTGESKVTIETGAGGNGFSFNPSGVAVSTGTTVTFEWTGNGGAHNVVSEDSSDYKFESELTDEQGYTLDIIANDPGTILYVCIPHRAQGMYGAVAVIE